In the Oryzias latipes chromosome 23, ASM223467v1 genome, one interval contains:
- the LOC101163538 gene encoding protein FAM180A-like isoform X1, translating to MCTHVTLRGVLLALLLLQAATQHHRKALYPSAHRVKRGTHALLNPTFQLPGDDGNLLFEILLAGMHIQAETLLIPDEELASMRRVEKLEVICEDVLPKKLSDIRRLIDDLTRRRKRLSWPDFEKTVLTLVYVSQTAAQITNRLQKEVWADALMKLFGAIRRDLQPVKQEVHDAHQ from the exons ATGTGCACCCATGTGACTCTGAGGGGGGTTCTGCTGGCCCTTCTGCTCCTGCAGGCAGCCACTCAGCACCACAGGAAAG CTCTGTATCCATCTGCACACAGGGTAAAGCGTGGGACACATGCACTTCTCAATCCCACCTTCCAGCTCCCAGGGGATGATGGGAATCTGCTTTTTGAG ATCCTTCTGGCTGGGATGCACATCCAAGCGGAAACCCTGCTGATCCCAGACGAGGAGCTGGCCTCCATGAGGAGGGTTGAAAAGCTAGAGGTCATCTGTGAGGACGTCCTGCCCAAGAAGCTCTCCGACATCCGACGCCTGATTGATGATCTGACCCGGCGGCGGAAGCGTCTGAGCTGGCCGGACTTTGAGAAAACGGTGCTAACTTTGGTTTATGTTTCTCAGACTGCGGCTCAAATCACCAACAGGCTGCAGAAGGAGGTGTGGGCTGACGCCCTGATGAAGCTCTTTGGAGCCATTCGGAGAGACCTCCAACCTGTCAAGCAGGAGGTTCATGATGCTCATCAATGA
- the LOC101163538 gene encoding protein FAM180A-like isoform X2 gives MDGGRRQKGRNNPAHLATAALYPSAHRVKRGTHALLNPTFQLPGDDGNLLFEILLAGMHIQAETLLIPDEELASMRRVEKLEVICEDVLPKKLSDIRRLIDDLTRRRKRLSWPDFEKTVLTLVYVSQTAAQITNRLQKEVWADALMKLFGAIRRDLQPVKQEVHDAHQ, from the exons atggatggagggaggagacaaaaaggaagaaacaatCCAGCTCATTTAGCTACTGCAG CTCTGTATCCATCTGCACACAGGGTAAAGCGTGGGACACATGCACTTCTCAATCCCACCTTCCAGCTCCCAGGGGATGATGGGAATCTGCTTTTTGAG ATCCTTCTGGCTGGGATGCACATCCAAGCGGAAACCCTGCTGATCCCAGACGAGGAGCTGGCCTCCATGAGGAGGGTTGAAAAGCTAGAGGTCATCTGTGAGGACGTCCTGCCCAAGAAGCTCTCCGACATCCGACGCCTGATTGATGATCTGACCCGGCGGCGGAAGCGTCTGAGCTGGCCGGACTTTGAGAAAACGGTGCTAACTTTGGTTTATGTTTCTCAGACTGCGGCTCAAATCACCAACAGGCTGCAGAAGGAGGTGTGGGCTGACGCCCTGATGAAGCTCTTTGGAGCCATTCGGAGAGACCTCCAACCTGTCAAGCAGGAGGTTCATGATGCTCATCAATGA